A single window of Anomaloglossus baeobatrachus isolate aAnoBae1 chromosome 5, aAnoBae1.hap1, whole genome shotgun sequence DNA harbors:
- the LOC142311223 gene encoding uncharacterized protein LOC142311223: protein MSADVETKERESLGRDPVGSVILEEDVDRISRSILRLTLEIIYTVTGEDYVIVRRKGNDHISAGFSRVLQNPFTITLPHTRLHEQKILELTNKIIQLLTGEVSGDLTTKLKHLEGHRYSGCSPCLKFFGKGKHHRTRKEQDESSCRKIFSQKETPRLGLYKEQLVSNQDVSPLNISVPADQTQYITTGIKEELVSDKEGIITDESTPTDNSHIDYIITYIKEEDESYDEDNLTDTDVYSPREYASICQRAGEKNMTVMYTGKEKKAVKVASTSRHQFLEETELTHTFSECEKCFTCNKHQRIQIREKPFACSTCGKFFTTNSNLVAHQRIHTGEKPYSCSECGKCFTSSSDLVKHKIIHTGEKPFPCSLCGKCFTNKSNLIKHQRIHTGERPYSCPECGKRFTSTSHLVTHRRTHTGEKPYPCNDCGKFFSNKSHLLEHQRIHTGEKPFTCSECGKSFTQKSNLNNHLRIHSRVKNVTFH from the exons ATGTCCGCTGATGTGGAAACAAAAGAAAGGGAATCCTTGGGAAGGGACCCAGTGGGTTCAGTGATTCTGGAGGAGGACGTGGACCGGATTTCTAGAAGTATTCTTAGATTGACACTGGAAATCATCTACACAGTTACTGGTGAG GACTATGTTATTGTGAGGAGGAAAGGAAATGACCATATCTCGGCAGGATTCAGCAGAGTCCTGCAGAACCCATTTACAATCACTTTGCCTCACACCCGCCTACATGAGCAAAAGATTCTGGAACTCACCAACAAGATCATTCAGCTTCTGACTGGAGAGGTGTCTGGTGACCTAACTACCAAACTAAAACATCTGGAAGGACATAGATATTCGGGATGTTCCCCTTGCCTCAAGTTTTTTG GTAAAGGGAAACACCACCGCACAAGGAAAGAGCAAGATGAGAGCAGTTGCAGGAAGATATTTTCACAGAAAGAGACTCCGAGACTTGGTTTGTACAAGGAGCAGTTGGTGTCCAATCAGGATGTAAGCCCCTTGAACATTTCAGTACCAGCGGATCAGACACAGTACATAACAACTGGTATAAAAGAAGAGCTGGTATCGGATAAGGAAGGAATTATCACAGATGAATCTACACCTACAGACAATTCTCACATAGATTATATAATAACCTATATTAAGGAGGAAGATGAATCATATGATGAAGATAATCTCACAGACACAGATGTCTACTCTCCAAGAGAGTATGCCTCCATTTGCCAAAGGGCAGGTGAAAAAAACATGACAGTCATGTatacaggaaaagaaaaaaaagctgtTAAAGTGGCTTCAACATCTCGCCATCAATTCCTTGAAGAAACAGAATTAACGCACACCTTCTCTGAGTGCGAGAAATGCTTTACTTGTAACAAACACCAAAGGATACAGATCCGAGAGAAGCCATTTGCTTGCTCAACATGTGGAAAGTTCTTTACAACTAACTCAAATCTTGTGGCCCACCAAAGAATCCATACTGGAGAGAAACCATACTCCTGTTCTGAGTGTGGCAAATGTTTTACCAGCAGCTCTGACCTTGTCAAACATAAGATcattcacactggagagaagccgtTTCCTTGTTCATTGTGCGGCAAATGTTTCACAAACAAGTCTAACCTTATcaaacaccagagaattcacactggaGAACGGCCATATtcctgtccagaatgtgggaagagGTTCACCAGTACATCACACCTCGTCACACATCGTCGGACTCACACTGGCGAGAAACCCTACCCTTGTAATGACTGTGGGAAGTTTTTCAGCAATAAGTCTCATTTATTAGAGCATCAGAGAATCCACACGGGAGAGAAGCCGtttacatgttcagaatgtgggaaatcttttacacaGAAGAGTAATTTGAACAATCACTTGAGAATTCACAGCCGAGTGAAAAACGTTACATTTCACTAA